One window of the Pieris brassicae chromosome 4, ilPieBrab1.1, whole genome shotgun sequence genome contains the following:
- the LOC123708446 gene encoding cGMP-dependent 3',5'-cyclic phosphodiesterase-like encodes MASQKRHSRRKSIQNSDPGKILDLVMSLTDDGAAQLEVKINTYLRDECEADAVLQVVVHNAGMEASLDAVDTIALARKNKICMTTKMADVLKSVVEQNDILTNFGADFQTIVSPYVTKDNIKKRVIMFPVADKTFSVIVCVIAPKILEEHVTILIHECFLFVWPVLKKAIALEYECTLKQKCQQLLRVARRLFTQVASLETLLQIAMDQAKQLTKAEHCCVLLVDVERMELVKRFTGTTNSDDKEMSERRFPMDVGITGQVISTGTLINCKVAKNHPAYYSEIDCNSGVECKSILCFPIREQTGIIGVGQLINKIGDPYFDAMDEEMALAFSIYCGVCIMHSVVYQKIQEAHIRNALANELVMYHMKVGDSEVSRLLECSGFHNHPHLNSLHFNIRALPLRELPCYVLKMFDDLGFDKKFNIKKHKLARFILHVKKGYRDVPYHSWLHAFNVAQWAYAALTNYKLIQQGYLSDLQALMYVIAGLVHDMDHRGTTNSFQIQGQTTLAALYSSEGSVMERHHLAQAMCVLNTEGCDILETLPRRDYDRAIMTLRDYVLATDLANYFKNLNEFRAISYDFQKGNRGHTTALQSLLMNAADLSDQLKDWGCLKKTAAAVLSEFFKQGELEKSRGDLPPNIMDREKCFIPDLEIQFLTTTCVPLFEIVGRIIPKASPCLKIIENHIERWDAAIPIFAEVPITAGLSVLLSPELDNLIEQNLKEKEKQKLEAEQEED; translated from the exons ATGGCATCGCAAAAACGGCATAGCAGGCGAAAAAGTATACAAAACAGCGACCCTGGAAAGATTTTGGATTTAGTTATGAGTCTTACCGATGATGGTGCTGCGCAACtggaagtaaaaataaatacctac TTACGCGATGAATGCGAGGCCGATGCAGTTCTGCAAGTGGTGGTTCACAACGCTGGTATGGAGGCCTCACTTGATGCTGTGGATACTATTGCTTTAGCtagaaaaaataagatatgT ATGACCACAAAAATGGCGGATGTATTGAAATCAGTGGTCGAACAAAACGATATTCTAACGAACTTTGGAGCTGATTTTCAAACAATCGTTTCACCA TATGTCAcgaaagacaatattaaaaaacgcGTGATTATGTTTCCCGTAGCAGACAAAACATTCTCGGTCATCGTTTGCGTGATTGCGCCAAAGATTTTGGAAGAGCACGTTACCATTCTGATACACGAGTGTTTTTT GTTCGTGTGGCCAGTACTAAAAAAGGCCATAGCTCTTGAATATGAATGCACTTTGAAGCAAAAATGCCAGCAGTTACTGCGGGTCGCTAGACGATTGTTTACACAA GTGGCTTCGTTGGAAACATTACTCCAAATAGCAATGGATCAAGCGAAACAGTTGACGAAAGCAGAGCATTGTTGTGTACTGTTGGTTGACGTTGAGCGAATGGAGCTAGTGAAGAGATTTACAGGAACTACGAATTCC GATGATAAAGAAATGTCTGAGCGCCGTTTTCCAATGGACGTTGGCATAACTGGTCAAGTGATAAGTACAGGCACTTTGATAAACTGCAAAGTCGCTAAAAACCACCCTGCGTATTATTCTGAAATAGATTGTAACTCGGGAGTCGAATGCAA ATCCATTCTATGTTTCCCAATCCGTGAGCAAACCGGTATTATTGGCGTTGGgcaattaatcaataaaattggCGATCCGTATTTCGATGCAATGGACGAGGAAATGGCTCTCGCATTTAGCATTTATTGTGGAGTCTGCATCATGCACTCTGTGGTCTATCAGAAGATTCAAGAGGCGCATATAAGGAATGCACTAGCTAACGAGCTGGTTATGTACCATATGAAA GTCGGCGACTCTGAAGTATCCCGTCTATTAGAATGCTCTGGTTTTCACAACCATCCGCACCTGAACAGTCTCCATTTTAACATTCGTGCGCTGCCTCTACGGGAGCTACCTTGCTATGTGCTGAAGATGTTCGATGATCTGGGTTTTGATAAAAA GTTTAATATAAAGAAGCACAAGCTTGCCCGCTTCATACTTCACGTGAAAAAGGGCTATAGAGATGTACCATACCACAGCTGGCTTCACGCATTTAATGTGGCGCAGTGGGCCTATGCTGCGTTGACTAATTACAAACTTATCCAGCAAGGATACTTGAG TGATTTGCAAGCACTCATGTACGTGATAGCAGGATTGGTGCACGATATGGATCACCGAGGAACAACAAATAGCTTTCAAATTCAGGGCC agACGACTCTAGCAGCGCTGTACTCGAGCGAAGGTAGCGTAATGGAGCGACATCACCTCGCACAAGCGATGTGTGTTCTCAACACGGAGGGATGCGATATTTTGGAGACGCTTCCAAGACGGGACTACGACAGAGCCATAATGACATTACGGGATTATGTTCTGGCGACGGATTTGGCTAACTATTTCAA GAATCTCAACGAATTTCGTGCAATATCGTATGACTTCCAAAAGGGTAATCGCGGCCATACCACAGCTCTGCAGTCGTTGCTAATGAACGCAGCCGATCTCAGTGACCAACTCAAAGACTGGGGATGTTTGAAGAAGACCGCT GCGGCAGTACTCAGCGAATTCTTTAAGCAAGGCGAATTAGAGAAGAGTAGAGGTGATCTGCCTCCGAATATCATGGACAGGGAGAAGTGCTTCATACCAGACCTTGAGATTCAGTTCTTGACTACAACATGTGTGCCTTTATTTGA AATAGTTGGCCGAATAATCCCAAAGGCAAGCCCTTGCTTAAAAATTATCGAGAACCACATTGAGAGGTGGGATGCAGCTATACCTATTTTTGCAGAG gttcCCATAACAGCTGGCCTCTCAGTCCTCCTGAGTCCTGAATTAGACAACTTGATAGAACAGAACCTCAAGGAGAAAGAAAAACAGAAGTTGGAAGCTGAGCAGGAAgaagattaa
- the LOC123708447 gene encoding UBX domain-containing protein 1-B, giving the protein MAEIQTLMEMGFPKEKAEKALAVTNYKGVEPAMEWLLAHAEEMDAGPGHTVGGAAASAEITIPTPSTAAETVPASSSETTSTADAEVEAKSFKCEDCGKLFKNQDEMEFHAAKTNHSNFSESTEEKKPLTEEEKKAQLALLEDRMKQKRKEREEREKAEALERERLRIKSGKDLQEAKLRLQEQEMQKLVEQRRREKMEDQKARERVRAQIEADKQARKLAASGQTAPAPVPAPPQVIPTLGPKVAYEQARIQLRLPDGQSLSQTFGAKEQLAAVRVFLQMNKPEYSEEDHFKFMTTFPKKIFTSDDYEKPLDLLGLVPSAVIIVSKGQN; this is encoded by the exons ATGGCTGAAATACAAACTCTAATGGAAATGGGGTTCCCCAAGGAAAAAGC TGAAAAGGCGCTGGCCGTTACAAATTACAAAGGAGTGGAACCGGCTATGGAATGGCTTTTAGCTCATGCGGAGGAGATGGATGCCGGTCCTGGGCATACAGTGGGTGGTGCGGCGGCATCTGCTGAAATTACAATTCCTACCCCTTCCACCGCTGCCGAAACTGTTCCTGCCAGTTCTTCCGAGACGACTTCAACTGCTGATGCTGAAGTTGAAGCAAAGTCTTTCAAATGCGAAGATTGTGGAAAGTTATTCAAAAATCAAGATGAAATGGAGTTTCATGCAGCTAAAACGAATCATAGCAATTTCTCTGAATCTACGGAAGAAAAAAAGCCATTGACTGAAGAGGAAAAAAAAGCTCAATTAGCACTATTAGAAGACAGAATGAAGCAAAAGCGAAAAGAAAGAGAGGAGAGAGAAAAG gCTGAAGCTTTAGAACGAGAAAGGTTAAGAATTAAATCTGGAAAAGATCTTCAAGAAGCTAAATTAAGGCTTCAAGAGCAAGAGATGCAAAAGTTGGTAGAACAGAGGAGGCGAGAAAAAATGGAGGACCAGAAGGCCAGAGAAAGAGTCAGAGCACAAATAGAAGCTGATAAGCAAGCAAGGAA GCTAGCTGCATCTGGACAAACAGCACCTGCGCCAGTGCCAGCTCCTCCACAAGTTATTCCTACTCTAGGCCCCAAGGTGGCCTATGAGCAGGCCAGGATACAGCTGCGACTACCTGATGGCCAGTCTCTGTCACAAACATTTGGGGCCAAGGAACAGTTGGCTGCTGTTAG GGTGTTTTTACAAATGAATAAACCAGAATATTCAGAAGAGGATCACTTTAAATTCATGACCACATTCCCAAAGAAGATATTTACTTCAGATGACTATGAAAAACCATTGGATTTATTag GTTTGGTGCCATCAGCGGTCATAATAGTATCTAAAGGTCAGAACTAA
- the LOC123708448 gene encoding ribonuclease Oy — MNFFVIIATLFNCLQFTHQINHDFDLLIFTQSWPATVCKEWKKMNPRHKCTMPHKNDAWSVHGIWPTKLGTIGPANCNRTWLFDPEKIRPIEDKLLEEWTNIFNGTSNYALWAHEWTKHGTCAAQMEPLNSELKYFSIGLDWLEKYSMASILSGASIIPSNTDDYHITDINNAVKKTLNIDPAIECRKMDGESYMSEIRICFTKELKLCDCDGVLARRDIGTDSIITNCDGNKNIIYPHYKENSLYIQLYKLVTWLQWFTL, encoded by the exons atgaatttctttgtaataattgctactttatttaattg TTTACAGTTTACACATCAAATAAACCATGATTtcgatttattaatatttacgcAAAGTTGGCCCGCTACGGTTTGTAAAGAATGGAAAAAGATGAACCCTCGACATAAATGTACAATGCCACATAAAAATGATGCCTGGTCTGTTCATGGCATATGGCCAACAAAACTGGGAACAATTGGTCCTGCCAACTGTAATAGAACTTGGTTATTTGACCCTGAAAAGATTAGACCGATTGAGGATAAACTACTGGAAGAATGGACTAACATTTTTAAtg GAACTTCAAACTATGCACTCTGGGCTCATGAATGGACCAAACATGGTACCTGTGCAGCCCAAATGGAACCATTAAATTCTGAATTGAAGTATTTTTCCATAGGCCTTGATTGGTTGGAAAAATACTCTATGGCTAGTATTTTAAGTGGCGCTAGTATAATACCTTCCAACACTGATGATTACCATATAACAGATATAAACAATGCTGTTAAGAAAACCCTTAATATTGATCCAGCTATTGAATGCAGAAAAATGGATGGAGAAAGTTATATGTCAGAAATTCGTATATGCTTCACCAAAGAATTAAAGTTATGTGATTGCGATGGAGTTTTGGCTCGTAGAGACATTGGTACTGATTCTATCATAACCAATTGTGatggaaataaaaacataatttatccTCACTATAAGGAAAACAGTTTATATATCCAACTATATAAGTTGGTTACATGGCTTCAATGGTTTACCCtgtaa